One window of Marinomonas primoryensis genomic DNA carries:
- a CDS encoding MFS transporter, which yields MTNTVNVSPAHQAQEVPAWGAVIAMTLGVFGLVTAEFLPASLLTPMAFDLSITEGMAGQAVSATAILAVITSLLTATVTRRMDRRYVLLVFSVLLIISNILVALAPNFLLLLAGRVLLGIALGGFWTMAAATVMRLVPDKSVPRALAILFSGVSAATIFAAPLGSYLGGVIGWRNVFLLASLLGVLALFVQFFTLPRMQPQGRATLRTLIAVMNRPRMKFGLFMLVLIFTGHFALFTYVRPFLENVTGVATAGVSGILLGFGIANFIGTHIAGVLIARSLRLTLTLMPLIIGLAGIGMVSVQGDIASTAVLVAIWGMAFGGVPVAWSTWITRSVPDEAESGGGLLVAAIQVGIGAGAAAGGLVFDVSGALGVFTIAAIILLAAAIIVTLGLRSAPVEIK from the coding sequence ATGACGAATACCGTAAATGTGTCTCCGGCCCATCAGGCACAAGAGGTACCCGCTTGGGGTGCAGTGATAGCCATGACGTTAGGTGTTTTCGGGTTGGTGACAGCGGAGTTTTTGCCCGCCAGCCTTCTGACACCAATGGCTTTTGATCTTTCAATAACGGAAGGTATGGCTGGTCAAGCCGTTTCGGCTACCGCTATTCTTGCGGTAATCACGAGTCTTTTGACCGCTACTGTCACCCGTAGGATGGATCGTCGTTATGTTTTGCTGGTTTTTTCAGTACTTTTAATTATCTCGAATATTTTGGTTGCTCTTGCGCCAAATTTTCTCTTGCTGCTAGCTGGACGTGTATTGCTGGGTATTGCCCTTGGTGGCTTTTGGACTATGGCGGCAGCCACCGTTATGCGACTGGTGCCTGACAAAAGTGTTCCACGCGCTCTGGCTATTTTGTTTAGCGGCGTTTCGGCAGCGACTATTTTTGCAGCGCCGCTCGGCAGCTATCTTGGTGGCGTAATCGGCTGGCGTAATGTTTTCCTACTGGCGTCCTTGCTTGGTGTTCTGGCTCTCTTTGTCCAGTTTTTCACTTTGCCTAGAATGCAGCCCCAAGGAAGAGCAACATTACGCACTCTGATCGCGGTGATGAATCGACCTCGAATGAAGTTCGGTTTGTTTATGTTAGTACTCATTTTCACTGGTCATTTTGCCTTGTTTACCTATGTTCGGCCGTTTCTTGAAAACGTTACTGGTGTAGCAACCGCAGGTGTTTCGGGAATTTTGCTAGGCTTTGGTATTGCCAATTTCATTGGAACTCATATTGCTGGCGTCTTGATTGCGCGATCGTTGCGCCTGACTCTGACCCTTATGCCACTGATTATTGGTTTGGCTGGAATTGGTATGGTCAGCGTCCAAGGTGATATTGCGTCCACCGCCGTACTGGTAGCAATCTGGGGGATGGCGTTTGGTGGAGTGCCAGTGGCTTGGTCGACTTGGATCACACGTAGCGTTCCTGACGAAGCTGAAAGTGGTGGTGGGCTTCTGGTCGCCGCCATTCAGGTTGGTATTGGAGCTGGTGCCGCGGCGGGTGGACTTGTTTTTGATGTCAGTGGTGCACTTGGTGTTTTCACCATCGCTGCCATTATTCTTTTGGCCGCAGCCATTATCGTTACGTTGGGCCTACGATCCGCGCCTGTGGAAATAAAATAG
- a CDS encoding sarcosine oxidase subunit delta, producing MFYIYCPHCCEHREEEEFHAAGQAHLPRPLDPDACTDKEWGEYIYFRKNPRGIHHELWVHAAGCRKFFNITRDTQTYEIKEVYKIGEQPSVVANIAVSSESQNHKAPPKSKPGATL from the coding sequence ATGTTTTATATTTATTGCCCGCATTGTTGTGAACACCGCGAGGAAGAAGAGTTTCATGCCGCAGGGCAGGCACACCTTCCGCGCCCTTTGGATCCTGATGCTTGCACCGACAAAGAGTGGGGCGAATACATTTATTTTCGTAAGAACCCACGTGGAATCCATCATGAACTTTGGGTCCATGCGGCGGGGTGTCGTAAGTTTTTCAACATCACACGTGACACTCAAACGTACGAAATTAAAGAAGTCTACAAAATTGGTGAGCAGCCATCTGTTGTGGCAAATATCGCTGTAAGCTCTGAGTCTCAGAACCATAAAGCGCCGCCAAAAAGTAAGCCAGGAGCGACACTATGA
- a CDS encoding FAD:protein FMN transferase, protein MSTSIKSSFKATKVAVFSALLMTIFLVGCSEPPKLESVEGYAQGTTYQISFWSEDAVPVTEIQTAFNDTLTQIDKELSTYRPDSFISEFNRSLSVAWQPTSQDFVDLVKIAQDIHAKSEGCYDPTIGPLFDLWGFKTDKLHVPTPEELTALKSELGIDKIEIDEENLRVRKTRPFLQLDFSSMGEGYTIGKLSDVLETKGYDNYMVQFGGDMKIKGHKPNGDKWRVAIQSPIPSADGAPKVYQAMTVVDENGVTLDTSGTYNRHFDDNGVEYSHIINPSTGKPITHDLVSASVLGTDPRISDAWATTMLCLGPLEGAKIAKNENLEVFFIERKNDKLVNASSAALLKTNRMKFD, encoded by the coding sequence ATGTCTACCTCCATAAAATCTAGTTTTAAAGCAACCAAGGTTGCAGTCTTTAGCGCACTATTAATGACAATCTTTTTAGTGGGTTGCAGTGAACCACCCAAACTTGAAAGCGTTGAAGGTTATGCCCAAGGCACCACATATCAAATCAGTTTTTGGTCTGAAGATGCCGTTCCTGTGACAGAAATACAAACGGCGTTTAACGATACGCTTACACAAATAGATAAAGAGCTTTCCACTTATCGCCCTGATTCCTTCATTTCCGAGTTTAACCGTAGCCTTTCTGTTGCTTGGCAACCCACCTCTCAAGACTTTGTCGATCTGGTTAAAATCGCCCAAGACATACATGCAAAATCGGAAGGTTGTTACGATCCGACAATTGGTCCTTTGTTCGATTTGTGGGGTTTTAAAACCGACAAACTTCATGTGCCAACACCGGAAGAACTCACAGCGCTTAAGTCAGAGCTTGGAATCGATAAAATAGAGATAGACGAAGAAAATTTGCGTGTACGCAAAACTCGCCCTTTTTTACAGCTTGATTTTTCCTCTATGGGCGAAGGCTATACCATTGGAAAGTTAAGCGATGTGTTGGAGACCAAAGGCTACGATAACTACATGGTGCAATTTGGTGGCGACATGAAGATCAAGGGCCACAAGCCAAATGGCGACAAATGGCGAGTGGCCATTCAAAGTCCAATTCCTTCAGCTGACGGTGCTCCAAAAGTCTATCAAGCCATGACGGTTGTCGACGAAAATGGCGTGACGCTGGACACATCCGGCACGTATAACCGCCATTTTGATGACAATGGTGTAGAGTATTCTCACATCATCAACCCAAGTACTGGCAAGCCCATTACTCACGATCTTGTGTCAGCGTCTGTGCTTGGCACCGACCCGAGAATAAGTGATGCATGGGCAACGACTATGTTGTGCCTAGGCCCTTTAGAAGGCGCGAAAATCGCTAAAAATGAAAACCTAGAAGTCTTCTTTATTGAAAGAAAAAACGACAAATTGGTTAACGCTAGCAGTGCTGCCTTACTTAAAACAAACAGAATGAAATTCGATTAA
- the uxuA gene encoding mannonate dehydratase: protein MEHTWRWFGPNDETTLTDIRQTGATGVVTALHEIPNGEVWPVEAIKARKAMIEAHTLRWSVVESVPVHEDIKKRTGNYKEYIKSYQQTLLNLAECGIDTVCYNFMPVLDWTRTDLDYELPDGSRALRFDQTAFAAFELYILERKGAESDYSDEEKAQAKIFLENLKEEDKHRLVANIIAGLPGSEESYTLEQFRSKLEEYDHIDKDTLRENLKLFLEAIVPSAEQGGLRLAIHPDDPPRPILGLPRVVSIKDDIEWILKAVPSPANGITLCTGSYGVRADNDLVDMVQRFGSSIFFTHLRSTKREEVAGSFHEASHLGGDVDMVGVVRALLVEEKKRHDNLSNGGKGPSLIPMRPDHGHQILNDLDKNSKPGYSKLGRMKGLAEVRGLELGLKSTL, encoded by the coding sequence ATGGAACACACTTGGCGTTGGTTTGGACCAAATGATGAAACAACCCTGACGGATATCCGTCAGACTGGGGCGACTGGCGTCGTCACCGCATTACATGAGATTCCGAATGGTGAGGTGTGGCCAGTAGAAGCCATTAAAGCACGTAAAGCCATGATAGAAGCGCACACACTTCGCTGGTCAGTGGTCGAAAGTGTGCCTGTACATGAAGACATCAAAAAACGCACTGGTAACTATAAAGAGTACATTAAGAGCTATCAGCAGACGCTGCTTAACTTAGCGGAATGTGGCATCGATACTGTGTGCTACAACTTCATGCCAGTGTTGGATTGGACACGTACGGATTTGGATTATGAATTGCCAGACGGATCACGTGCATTGCGCTTTGACCAAACGGCTTTTGCTGCGTTTGAATTATACATTCTAGAGCGCAAAGGCGCAGAATCTGACTACAGCGACGAAGAAAAAGCACAAGCTAAAATCTTCCTTGAGAATCTAAAAGAAGAAGACAAACACCGCTTAGTCGCTAATATCATCGCCGGTCTTCCCGGATCAGAAGAAAGCTACACCTTGGAACAGTTTCGCTCGAAACTTGAAGAATACGATCACATTGATAAAGACACACTGCGTGAAAATCTAAAGCTTTTCTTAGAAGCGATCGTTCCCTCCGCAGAACAAGGTGGTTTGCGTTTGGCGATTCACCCAGATGATCCACCACGTCCAATCTTAGGCCTTCCTCGAGTTGTCTCGATAAAAGATGACATAGAATGGATACTCAAGGCAGTGCCAAGTCCGGCAAACGGTATTACCCTTTGTACTGGGTCTTATGGCGTTCGCGCCGACAACGACTTGGTCGATATGGTGCAACGCTTTGGCTCTAGCATCTTCTTTACGCATTTAAGATCAACCAAGCGTGAAGAAGTAGCGGGCAGTTTCCATGAAGCGTCTCACCTTGGCGGCGATGTAGACATGGTCGGCGTGGTTCGTGCGCTTCTTGTTGAAGAGAAAAAGCGTCACGACAATCTTTCTAATGGTGGTAAAGGACCAAGCCTGATACCAATGCGACCAGACCATGGCCATCAAATTCTGAATGACTTGGATAAAAACTCGAAACCGGGTTACTCTAAACTCGGCCGAATGAAAGGCTTAGCAGAAGTTCGTGGTTTAGAACTTGGCTTGAAAAGCACGCTTTAA
- a CDS encoding AraC family transcriptional regulator, translating to MPLSPPNNLINKTQHDMMNELLSGVRLKGLEYRRVDISAPFGLRFGEESDKRLAYFHFIGQGSAFLRTRSGTVHQLACGDAVLMPCAGTHDLYSEDGAPLISINAFEKVQLCDATSEISACDTGICRSKDNLIFSCAMEFDLGWLHPLAHLKPEVMHIETVPDYDPQIPAILDVMTKELKAKRPGYSVILTRLADVVAAAILRRWVEIGCNVCGWVEAMRDPKLAQVLSALHHDPGRQWSVADMAFEMGTSRSVFAERFAELTHSTPQQYLGNLRMRLASQWISRDNLSLDDIADRLGYSSAASFSRAFKRTTGISPGAVRSGVLPEL from the coding sequence ATGCCACTTTCTCCGCCAAACAATCTAATCAATAAAACCCAACACGATATGATGAACGAGCTTTTGTCTGGTGTCCGCCTTAAAGGCCTTGAGTACAGAAGAGTAGATATTTCTGCGCCATTTGGCCTACGCTTTGGAGAAGAGTCGGATAAAAGGTTGGCGTATTTTCATTTCATCGGACAGGGTTCAGCATTTTTGCGAACCCGAAGTGGCACGGTACACCAGCTTGCATGCGGTGATGCCGTCTTGATGCCTTGCGCCGGAACCCATGATCTTTATAGCGAAGACGGTGCGCCACTGATCAGCATTAATGCCTTTGAGAAAGTGCAATTATGTGATGCCACGTCGGAAATTAGCGCTTGTGACACTGGAATATGCAGATCAAAGGACAATCTAATTTTCAGTTGTGCCATGGAATTCGACTTGGGCTGGCTTCATCCATTAGCGCATTTAAAACCCGAAGTAATGCATATAGAAACAGTACCCGATTATGATCCACAAATACCCGCCATCCTTGATGTGATGACCAAGGAATTAAAGGCTAAGCGACCAGGGTATAGTGTAATTTTGACACGACTTGCCGATGTAGTGGCAGCGGCCATTTTGCGTCGTTGGGTAGAAATCGGGTGCAACGTGTGCGGTTGGGTTGAAGCAATGCGCGATCCGAAACTAGCTCAGGTTTTATCCGCCCTACATCATGACCCGGGACGACAATGGTCAGTGGCGGATATGGCCTTTGAAATGGGAACATCACGATCTGTCTTTGCTGAACGGTTTGCCGAATTAACCCATTCCACACCACAACAATACTTGGGTAACCTGCGCATGCGACTCGCAAGCCAGTGGATTAGCCGAGATAATCTGTCCCTTGACGACATCGCCGATCGACTTGGCTATAGTTCTGCTGCTTCATTCAGTAGAGCATTTAAACGAACGACGGGAATATCACCCGGCGCAGTAAGAAGTGGCGTTCTTCCAGAACTATAA
- a CDS encoding LysR substrate-binding domain-containing protein: MSNSHIKRRLPPLGALTAFEAAARHQNFSRAAQELNLTHGAISRAVAQIEARLGVGLFVRRNRRVYLTAAGQRLKKTATETLDALSLTVEEIHRHDSGSPFLTVSCEPSLAMRWLMPRLGEFRTLCPELNVDLRMAGGPIDLLSESCDIAIRRMDFGVNDDYQITTLCSELAGPVCTTAYWNDHIAQDLSNANWLHSRTRPNAWDDWKAAYGLERIIPKSEQHFDHFFYSLQAAQDRLGVAIGSVPLVSDDLKTQRLIAPLGLQSTGYDYALLTLEDPSQDPRVSAFCKWLMGLINQMN, encoded by the coding sequence GTGAGTAATAGTCACATAAAAAGAAGACTTCCGCCGTTGGGCGCATTGACCGCTTTTGAAGCCGCCGCTCGACATCAAAATTTTTCTCGTGCGGCGCAAGAGCTCAACCTAACCCATGGTGCAATCAGTCGTGCGGTCGCACAAATTGAAGCGCGTCTCGGTGTGGGTTTATTTGTACGACGCAATCGTCGCGTTTACTTAACTGCCGCTGGTCAGCGGCTAAAGAAAACGGCCACCGAAACCTTAGATGCTTTGAGTCTCACTGTAGAAGAAATACACCGGCACGACAGTGGCTCGCCTTTTTTAACAGTTTCCTGTGAGCCAAGCTTAGCAATGCGCTGGTTAATGCCTCGATTAGGTGAATTCCGAACGCTCTGTCCAGAGTTAAACGTTGATTTGCGCATGGCGGGTGGGCCAATTGATCTACTGTCAGAAAGTTGTGACATTGCTATCCGACGGATGGACTTCGGCGTGAACGACGATTATCAGATCACAACGCTTTGCTCTGAATTGGCAGGCCCAGTGTGTACAACCGCTTATTGGAATGACCATATTGCTCAAGACTTAAGTAACGCCAATTGGTTACACAGTCGAACTCGACCTAATGCATGGGATGATTGGAAAGCGGCTTACGGTTTGGAAAGAATCATCCCGAAAAGTGAGCAGCACTTTGATCACTTTTTTTACAGCTTGCAAGCCGCTCAAGATAGACTTGGGGTTGCCATTGGTTCAGTACCATTGGTGTCTGACGATCTAAAAACACAGAGACTCATTGCACCATTAGGTTTGCAGTCCACCGGCTATGATTACGCCTTACTTACCTTAGAGGATCCAAGCCAAGACCCGAGAGTCTCTGCTTTTTGTAAGTGGCTAATGGGATTAATAAATCAAATGAACTAA
- a CDS encoding mannitol dehydrogenase family protein: MNIETTNTLYAPEKVDVGIVHIGLGAFHRAHQAVYIEKNLNRNQGGNWGICAVNIRSNSQLVDELKANGCRYHIAEYQDSQNVELREINAIRDVLFSGTNKEPLFEKLVSPMTKIVTLTVTEKGYYLALADKTLRQDDPSIQHDIQNPTAPKTAPGILVEALYRRKELNLPPFTILSCDNMPNNGSLTRRAVCELASHRSAEFAQWIEDNVAFPSSMVDRIVPAMSDASRERLQKELNCHDQNAVMCEAFSQWVVEDNFPQGRPDWEHDGVQMVKDVHPFETMKLRLLNGSHSLLAYVGLAAKYKTVAQAVADEKFASLICHYMSFEASPTLDLPKEVQVQTYIESLVSRFANDSLQHQLSQIAMDGSQKIPQRWLSGAEERLAKGAKQDDLNATALGVAAWLFYVRGEDSEGNRHTVDDPMAQTLSELHTRCSEPETLVHEALKLNDIFSTKLSQDEAFSQTVLKAYQTIISSGVTKCLSFNNRLLNNNTAHFGG; the protein is encoded by the coding sequence ATGAATATAGAAACAACAAATACCTTATACGCACCAGAAAAGGTGGATGTTGGCATTGTTCATATTGGATTAGGTGCTTTTCATCGTGCGCATCAAGCCGTTTATATAGAAAAAAACCTCAACCGAAATCAAGGTGGCAATTGGGGTATTTGTGCCGTGAATATTCGCTCGAATAGCCAACTGGTTGACGAGCTTAAAGCCAATGGCTGCCGCTATCATATTGCGGAATACCAAGACAGCCAGAATGTTGAATTGCGTGAAATTAACGCGATTCGTGATGTCTTGTTTTCTGGGACAAACAAAGAGCCTTTGTTTGAAAAACTCGTTTCGCCAATGACAAAAATCGTCACGTTAACCGTTACTGAAAAAGGCTATTACCTAGCACTCGCGGACAAAACATTGCGTCAGGACGATCCTAGTATTCAGCATGATATTCAGAATCCAACGGCGCCAAAAACCGCGCCGGGGATCTTGGTTGAAGCCTTGTATCGCAGAAAAGAATTGAATCTGCCGCCTTTTACTATTTTGTCTTGTGACAATATGCCTAATAACGGCAGTTTAACGCGTCGTGCAGTATGTGAGTTGGCGTCTCATCGTTCAGCAGAGTTTGCTCAATGGATTGAAGACAACGTGGCTTTCCCAAGCTCAATGGTGGACAGAATAGTGCCAGCAATGTCGGATGCTTCCCGCGAGCGATTGCAGAAGGAGCTGAATTGTCACGATCAAAATGCTGTGATGTGTGAAGCCTTTAGCCAATGGGTTGTAGAAGATAACTTCCCGCAAGGTCGACCAGATTGGGAGCATGACGGCGTACAAATGGTGAAAGACGTTCACCCATTTGAAACCATGAAGCTTCGCCTGCTAAACGGCAGTCATTCATTGCTCGCTTATGTTGGGTTGGCGGCCAAATACAAAACTGTGGCTCAAGCTGTTGCAGATGAAAAGTTCGCTAGCTTGATTTGTCACTATATGAGTTTTGAAGCTTCACCTACCTTGGATTTGCCAAAAGAAGTACAGGTTCAAACCTACATCGAAAGTTTAGTTAGCCGTTTTGCTAATGACAGTTTGCAGCATCAGTTGTCGCAAATTGCGATGGATGGATCACAAAAAATCCCGCAGCGCTGGTTAAGCGGAGCCGAAGAGCGCTTGGCGAAGGGGGCGAAACAAGACGACCTTAATGCAACAGCGCTTGGCGTGGCGGCATGGCTGTTTTATGTACGAGGTGAAGATTCTGAGGGCAATCGACATACCGTGGACGACCCAATGGCGCAGACATTGAGCGAGCTTCATACGCGCTGTTCAGAACCAGAAACTTTGGTTCATGAAGCCTTAAAGCTGAACGATATTTTTTCTACAAAACTCAGCCAAGACGAGGCGTTTTCTCAAACTGTGCTGAAAGCTTATCAAACAATTATTTCAAGCGGTGTTACTAAATGTCTGTCATTCAACAACAGACTATTAAATAACAACACTGCGCATTTCGGAGGATAA
- a CDS encoding sarcosine oxidase subunit beta family protein, translating into MQHYSGFGLLKHSFSHHENWQRVWRNPTPKKKYDVIIVGGGGHGLATAYYLAKEFGVTNVAVIEKGFLGGGNTARNTTIVRSNYLWDEAAHLYEHSMKLWEGLSQDLNYNVMFSQRGCLNLGHTLQDMRDIERRVNANRLNGIDGEVLDAQQIKEIVPVLDCSDNVRYPILGASWQPRAGVARHDAVAWGFARGADAHGVDLIQQTEVEDLIIEDGTVVGVRTAQYGEIRADKVGCVVAGNSSLLAKMGGFELPLESHPLQALVSEPIKPILDTVVMSNHVHGYASQSDKGDLVIGAGIDGYNGYGQRGSYATVEHTIQAILEMFPVFSRVRMNRQWGGIVDTCPDACPLITETPVKNLYFNCGWGTGGFKATPGSGHVFAASLAKGEMHPLAKPFSMFRFHNGALVDEHGAAGVAH; encoded by the coding sequence ATGCAGCATTATTCAGGCTTTGGGTTGTTAAAGCACAGTTTTAGCCATCACGAAAACTGGCAACGGGTGTGGCGCAATCCAACCCCTAAAAAGAAATACGATGTGATCATTGTTGGTGGCGGTGGCCATGGGTTGGCGACGGCCTATTATTTAGCCAAAGAGTTTGGTGTGACTAACGTTGCGGTAATCGAAAAAGGCTTTTTAGGTGGCGGCAATACAGCGCGTAACACAACCATCGTTCGTTCCAACTACTTATGGGACGAGGCGGCTCATCTTTACGAGCATTCTATGAAACTTTGGGAAGGTCTTTCTCAGGATTTGAATTACAACGTGATGTTTTCACAGCGTGGTTGTTTGAATCTTGGCCATACTTTACAAGACATGCGAGACATCGAGCGTCGCGTCAATGCAAACCGTTTAAACGGTATTGATGGCGAGGTGTTAGACGCTCAGCAAATTAAAGAAATCGTTCCCGTTTTAGATTGCTCTGACAATGTACGTTACCCGATTCTTGGTGCGTCTTGGCAGCCGCGTGCAGGCGTGGCACGTCATGATGCGGTGGCGTGGGGTTTTGCTCGTGGTGCTGATGCACACGGTGTGGATTTGATCCAGCAAACCGAAGTGGAAGATCTGATTATTGAAGACGGTACAGTTGTTGGTGTTCGTACCGCGCAATACGGAGAAATTCGTGCTGATAAAGTCGGTTGTGTGGTGGCGGGAAATTCTAGCCTTTTAGCGAAGATGGGCGGTTTTGAACTGCCACTAGAGTCGCATCCGCTGCAAGCCTTAGTGTCTGAGCCGATCAAACCTATTCTGGATACGGTCGTTATGTCCAATCATGTACACGGTTATGCGAGCCAGTCTGATAAAGGTGACTTGGTCATCGGTGCAGGAATTGATGGCTACAATGGCTATGGTCAGCGTGGCTCTTATGCCACCGTCGAACATACTATTCAAGCGATTCTCGAAATGTTTCCTGTGTTCAGTCGAGTTCGAATGAACCGTCAGTGGGGCGGTATTGTTGATACTTGTCCTGATGCGTGTCCGCTTATTACTGAAACACCAGTGAAGAACTTGTATTTCAACTGTGGTTGGGGAACGGGTGGCTTTAAAGCAACACCGGGTTCAGGTCATGTTTTTGCCGCGTCGTTGGCAAAAGGTGAAATGCACCCATTAGCCAAGCCTTTCTCTATGTTCCGTTTCCATAATGGCGCGCTGGTGGATGAACACGGCGCCGCTGGTGTAGCGCATTAA
- a CDS encoding LysE family translocator, with product MLNIDQFELYSVAIITLLAVISPGPDFAMVSKVSLLKGRTNGILCALGISVAISVHLVYTLLGLGVVFANNIWVLNTLRYLGAMYLIWLGVSALWPDIKKIFFRARFQQTFEPLKSENSSQNKLTGSGSAFWSGFACNALNPKTMLFIVSLFSQVISTDTSLLMELSYGVYISLVHFIWFGLVACLLTSATIQKKVLVFKIWIERITGLLMTSLGLRLLIS from the coding sequence ATGTTAAATATTGATCAATTTGAATTGTATTCCGTTGCTATTATTACTTTATTGGCCGTCATTAGCCCTGGGCCAGATTTTGCGATGGTGTCGAAGGTCTCGTTATTAAAAGGACGGACGAATGGCATTTTATGTGCCTTAGGGATAAGCGTCGCCATTAGTGTGCATCTGGTTTATACGCTTCTGGGACTAGGGGTTGTGTTTGCTAACAACATTTGGGTTCTGAATACACTGCGTTATCTTGGCGCCATGTACCTTATTTGGTTAGGTGTTTCTGCTTTATGGCCGGACATCAAAAAAATCTTTTTTAGAGCAAGGTTTCAGCAGACATTTGAACCATTGAAAAGTGAAAACTCATCTCAAAACAAACTGACTGGTAGTGGGTCAGCTTTTTGGTCTGGGTTTGCTTGTAACGCACTCAATCCCAAAACCATGCTGTTTATCGTGTCTTTGTTTAGCCAAGTCATTTCAACAGATACATCTTTACTGATGGAACTTAGCTATGGTGTTTATATTTCTTTAGTGCATTTTATTTGGTTTGGCCTAGTCGCTTGCCTACTAACGTCAGCGACAATTCAAAAGAAAGTATTGGTCTTTAAAATATGGATAGAACGCATTACTGGCTTGCTGATGACATCACTCGGTTTGCGGCTATTGATTAGCTGA